The genome window GACGCCAATGGCGACGGCGTTGTCAATGGACTCGACATCAACTTAATCGCCGGCAACTGGCTGCATTCGGCGGGAGGCGGTTCCGGCGGGATTGGCGCAGCCGTGCCCGAGCCCTCGAGCTTGATCCTGGGAATTCTGGCGGCGTTGGGGCTGGCGTTGCGTCGATCACGAGCCTGCTGATCGGCGAAGTCGCGCCGGTATGTACGGTTGACTACGATCCGCTATGTGACGCCTCGGCAGCTGCCGTTGCTTCGGCAGCTTGCTGCGTGAGGGTCTGTGTGCTCTGCCCCCGCGTCGAAACAAGCGCCGTCGGAGCACCGCGCCCGTAACCCTTCATCGGATTGTTCCACAGAATCTCACCCGTCAGCGGATCAAGGCAAAAGATATAGCCGTTGGTCGAGACGATCAGCCGATCGCCGTCCAAGAGCAGTGTGACATAGCCGGATTTCAACTGGTTGTTCGACCAGACGATGTCGCCGGTCCGCCGGTCGAGTGCGACAGCGTAACCGTTCAGGCCGACGAAAATCAGTTG of Pirellulales bacterium contains these proteins:
- a CDS encoding PQQ-binding-like beta-propeller repeat protein, producing MTIDQLIFVGLNGYAVALDRRTGDIVWSNNQLKSGYVTLLLDGDRLIVSTNGYIFCLDPLTGEILWNNPMKGYGRGAPTALVSTRGQSTQTLTQQAAEATAAAEASHSGS